The sequence below is a genomic window from Opitutia bacterium.
CCGCGCGCAATTCATCGACTGGGCCTCCGTCGACGCCGAACGCGAACTCGCCACCGTCGACCAGCCCGCCGCCGACCCGAGCAGCGTGTTCGAACGCAGCTGGGCGCTCACCCTGCTCGCCCGCGCCCTGCGCAAACTCGAGGACGAGCAATCCACGCCCGCGCGCCGCGAGCAGTTCGCCGTGCTCAAAGCCTTCCTCAGCGCCGCGCCCAGCCCCGGCGACTACGACCGCGCCGCCGCCGCACTCGGCACCACGCGCACCAACGTCGCCGTGTGGGTCCACCGCCTCAATCAACGCTACGCCGAACTCGTGAAACTCGAGGTCGCCGCCACCGTCAGCGACCCGACCGAAGTGCGCGCCGAAATGCAGCACCTCCTCCAAGCCCTCCGCGCCTGATCAATCGTTCCTCTTTCTCGCAATCGTTCTCGTTCTCCCGCTCGCGCCGCACCGGCCATGCCCAGCGTTTCCGCCCAACCGTTCTTCAACATCTGCCCGTCCTGCGGCGGCTCCACCGCGCACCCGTTCGCCGTCGGCGGCGTGTGCCTGCGCTGCGCAGGCTTGCGCGCGCTCGCTGGCGAGGATTTCGCGCTCACCCCGCCACTCGAAGAACCCGCGGACAACCGCCCCGGCGGACTCCGCCGCATCGGCGCCTACGAGATCATCGACGACATCGGCCGCGGCGGCATGGGCCGCGTCTACGCCGCGCGCCAGAGCGCCCTCGGCCGTATCGTCGCGCTGAAAGCCCTGCCCGACACCGGCAGCGCCGCCGGCCCCGAACTCCGTTTCCTCCGCGAAGCCCAAACCGCCGCGCGCCTCCGCCATCCGCACATCGTCGCGGTGCACGACTCCGGCCGCGCCGACGGCCACGTGTTCTTCACGATGGACTACGTCGAAGGCGGCGATCTCGCGCAACGCCTCCGCCGCGGTCCGCTCGCGCCGCGCGACGCCGCCAGCCTGCTCCATAAAATTTCCGGCGCGCTCGCCTACACGCACGGCGAAGGCGTCCTCCACCGCGACCTCAAGCCCTCCAACATCCTCCTCGACGGCGACGAGCCGCGCCTCGCCGACTTCGGCCTCGCCGCCGAACTCGAGCCGGGCGGCGACCTCACCGCCGTCACGGGCGTCCTCGGCACCCCGCACTACCTCGCCCCCGAAGCCATCCGCGGCGGCAGCGGCGCCGTCACCGCCGCGAGCGATCTCTACGCCCTCGGCGTCATCGCCTACGAAATGCTCGCCGGCCGCACGCCGTTCGCGGGCGCGAGCGCGGCCACGCTCCCGCAGCTCGTCGAGCAACGTCCCCCGCCTTCGCTCCGCTACCTCGCGCCCGCGACGCCACCCGAGCTCGAGACCATCACGCTCAAACTCCTCGAACGCGAACCCGAGCGCCGCTACGCCAGCGCCGCCGCGCTCGCGGAGGACTTGCGCCGCTTCTTGGCCGGCGAGCCGATCCTCGCCCAACCGCCCGGCGCATGGACGCGCTTCGCCCGCTACGCCCGCCGCCACCGCGTCGCCTTCGGCATCGGCGCCGCGTTCGTCACCGTGCTGCTCGCCGCCACGATCATCAGCTCGTCGCTCGCTGTCCGCGCGCGCCACGCCGAACGCGCCGCCCGCACCGAAGCGCAGACCAGTCGCGCCCTCGCCGACTTTCTCCAGAACGATCTCCTCGCCCAGGCCGCGCCCACTGAGCAACCCGACCGCGATCTCAAACTCCGCACGGTCCTCGACCGCGCCGCCGCCCGCCTCGAATCCCGCTTTGCCGATCAGCCACTCGTGAAGGCCGACGTGCACAACATGATCGGACACGTTTACGACTCGCTCGGCGAGTATCCGCAAGCGCTCCCGCACATCGAACAGGCCTGGAAAATCCGCGTCGCGCAACTCGGCTCCGACGCCCCGCTCACGCTCATCTCCGCCCGCCAAGTCGCCGGCGAACTCACCAACCTCGGCCGCTCCGCCGACGCCGAACGCCTCCACCGCGCCACCTTCGAACGCACCCGCAAGCTCCTCGGTCGCGAGCATCCCGACACGCTCGCCGCCGCCGACGGCCTCGCCGCAAACCTCCGCGACCTCGGCCGCCTCGCCGAGGCAGAGACGCTCATCGTCGAAAACGTTGCACTCTCGCGCCAAGTCTTCGGCGCCCAAAGCCCCGACCGTT
It includes:
- a CDS encoding sigma-70 family RNA polymerase sigma factor, producing the protein MTDNAPRPTPPPDTEAGAPFAPTQWSVILQARRDSTNRRSALEQLCASYWLPIYGYLRRRGHSPADAEDLTQNFFVYLLDGDFLDRPDPAKGRFRGYLVGALRHFLSEHFERASAQKRGGRAQFIDWASVDAERELATVDQPAADPSSVFERSWALTLLARALRKLEDEQSTPARREQFAVLKAFLSAAPSPGDYDRAAAALGTTRTNVAVWVHRLNQRYAELVKLEVAATVSDPTEVRAEMQHLLQALRA
- a CDS encoding serine/threonine protein kinase gives rise to the protein MPSVSAQPFFNICPSCGGSTAHPFAVGGVCLRCAGLRALAGEDFALTPPLEEPADNRPGGLRRIGAYEIIDDIGRGGMGRVYAARQSALGRIVALKALPDTGSAAGPELRFLREAQTAARLRHPHIVAVHDSGRADGHVFFTMDYVEGGDLAQRLRRGPLAPRDAASLLHKISGALAYTHGEGVLHRDLKPSNILLDGDEPRLADFGLAAELEPGGDLTAVTGVLGTPHYLAPEAIRGGSGAVTAASDLYALGVIAYEMLAGRTPFAGASAATLPQLVEQRPPPSLRYLAPATPPELETITLKLLEREPERRYASAAALAEDLRRFLAGEPILAQPPGAWTRFARYARRHRVAFGIGAAFVTVLLAATIISSSLAVRARHAERAARTEAQTSRALADFLQNDLLAQAAPTEQPDRDLKLRTVLDRAAARLESRFADQPLVKADVHNMIGHVYDSLGEYPQALPHIEQAWKIRVAQLGSDAPLTLISARQVAGELTNLGRSADAERLHRATFERTRKLLGREHPDTLAAADGLAANLRDLGRLAEAETLIVENVALSRQVFGAQSPDRFFGLSILGSLRNQQSRFAEAEATFREAAEIETAAHGPDHPDTITAWNNVALACRDQGKFAEAAEINERILAFRRRVLGPDHHDTLVTTNNLSGVYKALGRLADAERLQLTAVEIARRTLGDRHMETLVFMGNLADTYRRENKLAEASALTRETLELRRTALGSTHPHTLAALFQLGDLLLRQNQPAAAEPVLRESLDAQLRADSSSWVTAAARAQLGTALARLGRFTEAEPLLLEGHRALAANLERIPALRRSIVQETREHLAELYTAWAKPDRAAEFK